AATGCCCTTGCCGTAATCGCGCTACAACTCGTCATAACTCAGCCCCTCCACCGTCTCTCCCGAGGCCCGGCTCCTGACATCCCAGATTCCCGGCGGCTGGGTCGGATCGAGGCTGGTCTCGCTGTCGGCCGGGATTTCTTCCCAATCCTCGGAGTTGGTGATCGGATCGAGAGGGATACGCCTGAGGTAGTTCTCGTCCACCAGGACCTGCAAATCACCGGGGTAGTACCCCTTGTCGGCGAAGTACTGGTCGATCGTCTGCCGAAGGATGAACAGATTCTCCTTGAGTACCGCCTCACGCGCCTTGCGCTGGGCGATCTGGTAACGCGGGAGGGCGACACCCACCAGCAGGGCGATGATCGCGATGACGACCATCAGCTCGATCAGCGTGAATCCCCGTTCCTTGCGCATGTTCACCTCCATGCCGATCCCGCGGCCTACCACGTCTTGTACTCGGTGCCGTCGAGCCCTTTACCTTCGGCAAGAGAGAAGACGTCGAAGACGTTGACCCCGTCCCAGGAATCGTCATCCGCGTCCTGCTTGTTCGAACGCTTGCCCCATTCGGCCTCGCCGGTCATCGGATCCCGCGGAATGCGGCGCAGAAACTTCACCTTGACCTCCTTGGCCAACCCCAGGTCGAGCCCCTCGACGAGGATCTCCAGTTCTTCCGGCCAGCCTTCCGCGGTGGCGTTTTCCTGCGCGCTGGGAACCGCCTTGACGGTGAAGTGGTAGGCGTCGATCGCCCGTCGCATTTCCCGCAGGTGTTGCCGCAGCTCCAGTTCCCGGGCCCGCCGCTCCATGGTGTGGGCCACCGGCAGAGCGATGCCGGCCATGATCGCCAGCAGAAAGGTGCAGCACACCAGCTCCACCAGGGTGAATCCGCCCTCCCGCAAAACTTTCTGCCGAAGGGCGTCGCTCATGGCGTGACCTCCACCGAGGTGCGGCGGAAGGATGCCGGCTGGGCCCGACTGTCGGGGGATCGCACGCTGGCGGCGGAGATCGTGAAGCCCGCCTCACCGGGAGCCAGCGCGATGAAGTTCAGGCGCACCAGCCCTCCGCTGCCGGAAGCTCCCACGTCACCGGCCCGTGCCGCGGAAACCACGATCAGCCCACCCTCGGCGCTCTCCACGGCCTGCAGGTCGACTCGCACCCCACCCTGCTGGAGAAAAGAGCCGGGCTCGGCTGGCGGTACGAAACGCAATACAGCGGGGTCGTAGCGCAACTGGAAGTTCACCTGTCCCACGTTCTCCGCGCCGCTGACCACCATTTCGACGCCGAAGGCCTCTCCGGCGGCGACCCGGGTCCGGTCGGCGGCCATCCTCACCTGGGCCACCGCCGGCCGCCGAGGCTGATCCTCGACCTCTTTCCGTGCCTCCGCCGTGGAGTCCGACTTGCCGCCCTCCAGGTCCACGTCGGGCTGATCGGCGTCGAACACGCCGTCGTCGGGCAGCGCCTCCGGCTCACTGCGCCGGCGCCGTTTACGGCGCGGAGCCGCCTCTTCGGCGCCCGCTTCGACCCGCCCGGACTCT
This genomic window from Acidobacteriota bacterium contains:
- a CDS encoding type II secretion system protein translates to MRKERGFTLIELMVVIAIIALLVGVALPRYQIAQRKAREAVLKENLFILRQTIDQYFADKGYYPGDLQVLVDENYLRRIPLDPITNSEDWEEIPADSETSLDPTQPPGIWDVRSRASGETVEGLSYDEL
- a CDS encoding type II secretion system protein; protein product: MSDALRQKVLREGGFTLVELVCCTFLLAIMAGIALPVAHTMERRARELELRQHLREMRRAIDAYHFTVKAVPSAQENATAEGWPEELEILVEGLDLGLAKEVKVKFLRRIPRDPMTGEAEWGKRSNKQDADDDSWDGVNVFDVFSLAEGKGLDGTEYKTW